A genomic stretch from Arachis stenosperma cultivar V10309 chromosome 3, arast.V10309.gnm1.PFL2, whole genome shotgun sequence includes:
- the LOC130966122 gene encoding uncharacterized protein LOC130966122, which produces MGQDITELKAFKEEVNSNLQNQGAAIQKLENQIGYLSKQTPGPSVSHAAKAIAREECKAITLRSRKKLKEISKETTEDETKENVRDKEQGQSFTPSATKEKEKEVLKPYTPKAPYPQRLMKSEKDGQFSRFLEIFKKLQINIPFAEIWRKKPKLR; this is translated from the exons ATGGGTCAAGACATAACCGAATTGAAAGcctttaaggaagaagtaaaTTCTAACTTGCAAAACCAAGGAGCTGCCATCCAGAAGCTAGAAAATCAAATTGGGTATTTGTCTAAGCAAACCCCTGGGCCAAGCGTTTCTCATGCTGCCAAGGCTATTGCAAGGGAAGAATGTAAAGCCATAACCCTCAGAAGTAGAAAGAAGCTAAAGGAGATCTCAAAGGAAACCACAGAAGATGAAACAAAGGAAAATGTGAGAGACAAGGAACAGGGACAATCTTTTACACCGTctgcaacaaaagaaaaagaaaaagaggtccTGAAGCCTTATACACCCAAAGCACCATATCCTCAACGTTTGATGAAAAGTGAAAAGGATGGCCAATTCTCCAGATTTTTGGAGATTTTCAAGAAGCTTCAAATCAACATTCCGTTTGCTGAG ATATGGAGGAAGAAGCCAAAGCTTCGATAA